One Ananas comosus cultivar F153 linkage group 1, ASM154086v1, whole genome shotgun sequence DNA window includes the following coding sequences:
- the LOC109708512 gene encoding elongation of fatty acids protein 3-like: protein MAAAAADPPLWWGAYERLRWWLVDNPTVSSFEWSPGRTLGASVPFVATAVATYLAAVLVFRQGGGLLPLPSPPPAVLRLASAAHNVVLLVLSAVMAAGCALSALTRMPSPRWLFCFPPSPSPSANAAGPVFFWAHVFYLSKLYELADTLLILLSGEGGRRRLTFLHVYHHAVVVVMCYVWLAASQSLVPIALVTNAAVHVVMYGYYLSSSLGRRWPPRWKRAVTEIQIAQFVFSFAVSLVFLCYHFRSAAGCRGMSGWLFNAVFNVSLLALFLNFHTRAYPASASPNDNENENENEKKKKKKKKKNRA, encoded by the coding sequence atggcggcagcggcggcggatCCTCCACTCTGGTGGGGAGCGTACGAGCGGCTGCGGTGGTGGTTGGTGGACAACCCGACCGTCTCCTCGTTCGAATGGTCACCCGGGCGCACCTTGGGCGCCTCCGTGCCCTTCGTTGCGACTGCCGTCGCCACCTACCTCGCGGCCGTGCTGGTCTTCCGCCAGGGCGGCGGCCTGTTGCCGCTCCCCTCGCCGCCTCCTGCCGTCCTCcgcctcgcctccgccgcccaCAACGTCGTCCTCCTCGTGCTCTCCGCCGTCATGGCCGCCGGCTGCGCCCTCTCGGCCCTCACCCGCATGCCCTCGCCGCGCTGGCTCTTCTGCTTccccccttccccttccccgtCCGCCAACGCCGCCGGCCCCGTCTTCTTCTGGGCCCACGTCTTCTACCTCTCCAAGCTCTACGAGCTGGCCGACaccctcctcatcctcctctcCGGCGAGGGCGGGCGCCGCCGCCTCACCTTCCTCCACGTGTACCACCACGCCGTGGTGGTGGTCATGTGCTACGTGTGGCTGGCCGCGTCGCAGTCGCTGGTGCCGATCGCGCTGGTCACCAACGCGGCCGTCCACGTCGTCATGTACGGCTACTACCTGTCCTCCAGCCTCGGGCGGCGCTGGCCGCCGCGGTGGAAGCGCGCGGTGACGGAGATCCAGATCGCGCAGTTCGTCTTCAGCTTCGCGGTCTCGCTGGTCTTCCTCTGCTACCACTTCCGCTCCGCCGCCGGCTGCCGGGGGATGAGCGGATGGCTCTTCAACGCAGTCTTCAACGTCTCCCTGCTCGCCCTCTTCCTCAACTTCCATACCCGCGCCTACCCGGCCTCCGCCTCCCCGAACGACAACGAGAACGAGAACGAgaacgagaagaagaagaagaagaagaagaagaagaaccgcGCCTAG
- the LOC109711193 gene encoding NADH dehydrogenase [ubiquinone] iron-sulfur protein 1, mitochondrial — protein sequence MGFVLRALRRSKPFLQSQLSRRSPNPTPLRWISSTSALSKPESSAAAEPEPVPAPERPRTPVGGARLHFASPAEAIEVFVDGYPVKIPKGMTVLQACEAAGVDIPRFCYHSRLSIAGNCRMCLVEVEKSPKPVASCAMPALPGMKIKTDTPVAKKAREGVMEFLLMNHPLDCPICDQGGECDLQDQSMAFGADRGRFTETKRSVVDKNLGPLVKTVMTRCIQCTRCVRFATEIAGVQDLGMLGRGSGEEIGTYVEKLMTSELSGNVIDICPVGALTSKPFAFKARNWELKGTESIDITDAVGSNIRIDSRGPEVMRILPRLNEDINEEWISDKTRFCYDGLKRQRLNDPMIRGPDGRFKAVTWRDALAVVAEVAHQVKPEEIVGIAGQLSDAESMIALKDFLNKMGSNNVLCEGNGPSLLADLRPNYLLNSNIAGLEKADVFLLIGTQPRVEAPMVNARIRKTVRATQAKVAYIGPTTDFNYNYDHLGSGPHTLLEIAEGRHPFCSTLLSAKHPAIIVGAGLFQRQDFLALFSAIEAIAKFGKVIKPDWNGLNLLLLNAAQSAALDLGLVSNHNESIPSAKFLYLMGADDINLEKLPDDAFVVYQGHHGDKGVYRANVILPSAAFSEKEGTYENTEGCSQWTVPAVPTVGDARDDWKIVRALSEVAGVCLPYDNIGAVRARIRMVAPNLLSVDERESSTVSVEMKPPFAEKLSLAPFRKAVDNFYMTDSITRASKIMAQCSATLSKK from the exons ATGGGCTTCGTCCTCCGAGCCCTCCGACGCTCGAAACCCTTCCTCCAGTCCCAGCTCTCCCGTCGGAGCCCTAACCCTACCCCTCTCCGATGGatctcctccacctccgccctCTCCAAGCCCGAGTCCTCCGCCGCGGCCGAGCCGGAGCCGGTCCCGGCCCCGGAGCGGCCGAGGACGCCGGTGGGCGGGGCGCGGCTCCACTTCGCGAGCCCCGCGGAGGCGATCGAGGTGTTCGTGGACGGGTACCCCGTGAAGATCCCCAAGGGGATGACCGTCCTCCAGGCCTGCGAGGCTGCGGGCGTCGACATCCCCCGCTTCTGCTACCACAGCCGCCTCTCCATCGCCGGCAACTGCCGCATGTGCCTCGTCGAGGTCGAGAAGTCCCCCAAGCCCGTCGCCTCCTGCGCCATGCCCGCCCTCCCTG GGATGAAAATCAAGACGGACACGCCGGTGGCGAAGAAGGCGAGGGAGGGCGTCATGGAGTTTTTGCTGATGAACCATCCGCTGGACTGCCCGATCTGCGATCAGGGAGGGGAGTGCGACCTGCAGGACCAGTCGATGGCCTTCGGGGCGGACCGCGGCCGGTTCACGGAGACGAAGAGGTCCGTCGTGGATAAGAATCTGGGACCGCTGGTCAAGACGGTGATGACCCGATGCATCCAGTGCACAAG GTGTGTTCGGTTCGCAACTGAGATTGCTGGTGTTCAAGACCTTGGCATGTTAGGCCGTGGTAGTGGGGAGGAAATAGGGACGTATGTGGAGAAACTTATGACAAGTGAATTATCTGGAAATGTGATAGATATCTGTCCTGTGGGAGCTCTTACATCCAAGCCTTTTGCTTTCAAAGCCAGAAACTGGGAATTGAAGGGCACAGAAAGTATTGATATTACTGATGCAGTTGGATCGAACATAAGAATTGACAGCAGAGGCCCAGAAGTTATGAGGATTCTTCCACGTCTAAATGAG gaTATCAATGAGGAATGGATCTCAGACAAAACAAGATTCTGTTATGATGGGCTTAAGAGGCAAAGACTAAACGACCCTATGATTCGTGGTCCTGATGGTCGTTTCAAGGCTGTGACATGGCGTGATGCCCTAGCTGTTGTTGCTGAGGTTGCACACCAAGTAAAACCAGAGGAAATTGTTGGAATCGCAGGCCAGCTCTCCGATGCTGAATCTATGATTGCACTAAAAGATTTCTTGAACAAAATGGGTTCAAATAACGTACTTTGTGAGGGGAATGGTCCGAGTCTCCTAGCAGATTTGCGGCCCAATTATCTGCTGAACTCAAATATTGCTGGTCTGGAAAAGGCTGATGTTTTCCTTTTGATTGGCACTCAG CCAAGAGTTGAAGCTCCCATGGTGAATGCAAGAATCCGAAAGACAGTTCGAGCTACCCAAGCGAAGGTTGCGTATATCGGCCCAACCACCGACTTCAACTATAACTATGACCACCTCGGCAGTGGGCCCCACACCCTCCTTGAGATCGCTGAGGGCCGCCACCCCTTCTGCTCAACCCTCCTCTCGGCAAAGCACCCTGCCATCATCGTTGGCGCTGGACTATTCCAACGCCAGGACTTTTTAGCCCTCTTTTCTGCCATTGAAGCCATTGCTAAATTTGGCAAAGTCATTAAACCCGACTGGAATGGTCTCAATCTCCTTCTCCTCAATGCTGCCCAATCAGCAGCACTTGACCTTGGCCTTGTTTCAAACCATAATGAAAGTATTCCGTCTGCAAAGTTCCTTTATTTAATGGGGGCCGACGATATAAACCTAGAGAAGCTTCCGGACGATGCTTTCGTGGTCTACCAAGGGCACCATGGTGACAAAGGTGTGTACCGTGCTAACGTAATTCTCCCTTCGGCGGCATTTAGCGAGAAGGAAGGAACGTATGAGAATACAGAAGGGTGTTCCCAGTGGACGGTTCCTGCAGTCCCCACCGTTGGTGATGCAAGAGATGATTGGAAGATCGTCAGGGCGCTTTCTGAGGTGGCCGGGGTCTGCTTACCTTACGATAATATTGGAGCTGTTCGGGCACGGATAAGGATGGTGGCGCCCAATCTACTGAGTGTTGATGAGAGGGAGAGTTCTACGGTGTCGGTTGAGATGAAGCCTCCGTTTGCAGAAAAGTTGAGCTTGGCTCCATTCAGAAAAGCGGTGGACAACTTTTATATGACAGATTCGATCACTAGGGCTTCGAAGATCATGGCTCAATGCAGCGCTACGTTGTCGAAGAAGTGA